TATAATTGGTGTTCAGTTCTTGTATGTGACCATTACCATTGCCTTCGTGAAAAAGAAAAGGCAGTGCACTTTTGGTATCCGCATTGGCGGATATTGACAAAACAAATGTTGCAAAAAAGGAAACCAAGCAACATTTTGCTTTCAAACTTAGTGGCGAGGAGAATTTCATAAAAAATAGATAACTAAAAACTTTAATAATATGGTTTGTTTATACGGTGCAATAGGTATTATTACACTACTAAATTACAATTAATTAATTTTATGTCCATATGTATGTACATATTGTTTATTATATTTGATTCTTAACGAATAACCATAAACTATAATGAAGCGTACCACTAAACAAGAATTATTGCCTTTAAAAGTTGATTTTTCTAACGATAAAGGCTATGATTTATATCCATATCATTCTCTTGCAAGGGGAGAGATATATTCAGGTTATAGTGCATTGGCAAATCAACTTTATGGGAGCAATACTATTATTTTTGAAGGATATGTTGGTATTGATTGGACCGAGGTAGTTTCAAATCTCAAGGCTATTTTTGATAGGCAAGGTTGTTCCGTTACTTTTAAAAATACACAATCCTTTTTTAAGGATTCCCATTTCATTGAGGAAATGACCGCCCCTTTTTTGGGTGGTGATGATCCTATTTTTGGACATAGGACTTCCCTTGATCTAAATGACTATTTCGATGATTGTAAGACTCAAAAAATAGTTGAGCAAACAAATACGAATACAGAGTACACTATTTTTTACGGCCCGGGATCAAGTTTGCTGAACATAAAAGGTTTACTGGTATATTTTGATATCCCTAAAAATGAATTGCAGTTTAGAGCTAGGGCAGGAGCGGTCACCAACCTAGGCCTAGATTATCCTAAATCTCCTAAAGAAGCCTATAAGCACTTTTATTTTGTTGATTGGATTGTGCTCAACAAAGAAAAGAAACGACTGCTTGGTGATATCGATATTTTTGTTGACCAACAACGCCCAGGAATACCAACTTTTAGTATTGGTGACTCCATTAGGAAAGGATTAAAAGACATGTCTAAAAGCTTTTTTCGAGTTAGGCCTTGGTTTGAACCAGGAGTTTGGGGAGGACAATGGATTAAGGAAAAAATAAAAGACCTTAATCAAGATATACCAAATTATGCATGGTCCTTTGAAATGATAGTTCCTGAAAATGGCTTACTATTTGAGGCTGATGGACATCTTTTGGAAGTTTCATTTGACTTGTTGATGTTTCAGGAAAAGGAAAATGTATTGGGTAAAGCCGTTGACCGTTTCCAAGATGAATTTCCTATTCGATTTGATTTTCTGGATACCTTCGATGGCGGAAATCTTTCAGTACAGTGTCATCCTAAACCAGAGTTTATAAAAAAGGAATTTGGAGAGACCTTTACCCAAGATGAGACCTATTATATCCTAGATGCTAAAAAAGGCGCTGATGTATATTTGGGTTTCCAAGAAAATATCAATCCTAATGAGTTTAAGACTGCACTGGTAAATAGCTATGAAACCAAGGAGGTTTTAGAGGTAGAAAAATATGTTCAAAAACTACCTGCCCAAAAACATGATTTATTTTTGATTCCGCACGGCACAATTCACTGTTCAGGAATCGATAATATGGTACTGGAGATAAGTGCAACCCCTTATATTTTTACATTTAAAATGTACGATTGGCAACGCCTGGATTTAGATGGTAGCCCCAGACCGCTCAACATTGAAAGAGCTTTTCGGAATCTGAATTTTGACCGAAAAGGCGATGTGGTTAAAAATACTTTAGTATCAAAAACTACAGTGAAATCGTCAGGGACTAATTGGCAGATATTGGATTTATCCACACATCCCGACCATTTTTACAAAATTGAGCGCTATGAGTTTGAAGATACCATAGAAATTATG
The nucleotide sequence above comes from Flagellimonas sp. HMM57. Encoded proteins:
- a CDS encoding class I mannose-6-phosphate isomerase → MKRTTKQELLPLKVDFSNDKGYDLYPYHSLARGEIYSGYSALANQLYGSNTIIFEGYVGIDWTEVVSNLKAIFDRQGCSVTFKNTQSFFKDSHFIEEMTAPFLGGDDPIFGHRTSLDLNDYFDDCKTQKIVEQTNTNTEYTIFYGPGSSLLNIKGLLVYFDIPKNELQFRARAGAVTNLGLDYPKSPKEAYKHFYFVDWIVLNKEKKRLLGDIDIFVDQQRPGIPTFSIGDSIRKGLKDMSKSFFRVRPWFEPGVWGGQWIKEKIKDLNQDIPNYAWSFEMIVPENGLLFEADGHLLEVSFDLLMFQEKENVLGKAVDRFQDEFPIRFDFLDTFDGGNLSVQCHPKPEFIKKEFGETFTQDETYYILDAKKGADVYLGFQENINPNEFKTALVNSYETKEVLEVEKYVQKLPAQKHDLFLIPHGTIHCSGIDNMVLEISATPYIFTFKMYDWQRLDLDGSPRPLNIERAFRNLNFDRKGDVVKNTLVSKTTVKSSGTNWQILDLSTHPDHFYKIERYEFEDTIEIMSNDQCHIMMLVEGTSVILEVDETIQGAFNYAETFAVPAAISKYSLKNCGHQTAKVVVSYVKDEAC